In Synechococcus sp. CB0101, a genomic segment contains:
- a CDS encoding Tic20 family protein produces the protein MGDIPWWQRLLAVLAYLLPWSDALPFAGSLDNLFPALQWLMLPALPVLLLERNVPFGGFLLFLVLFLAVVRNPRIPYYLRFNVLQAILLDIVLVVVSLAFQLLQLRNMGFAGRTLDNTVFLGMLVLLVFAVVQCVRGKEADVPSLSEAVRMQL, from the coding sequence ATGGGCGACATTCCCTGGTGGCAACGGTTGCTAGCGGTGCTGGCCTACCTGCTGCCCTGGAGCGATGCTCTGCCCTTTGCCGGCTCGCTCGACAACCTCTTCCCGGCCCTGCAGTGGCTGATGCTGCCGGCTCTGCCGGTCCTGCTGCTCGAGCGCAATGTGCCCTTCGGCGGCTTCCTGCTCTTCCTGGTGCTGTTCCTGGCGGTGGTGCGCAACCCGCGCATCCCCTACTACCTGCGCTTCAACGTGCTGCAGGCGATCCTGCTCGACATCGTGCTGGTGGTGGTGTCGCTGGCCTTCCAGCTGCTGCAGCTGCGCAACATGGGTTTCGCCGGCCGCACCCTCGACAACACCGTGTTCCTGGGAATGCTGGTGCTGCTTGTGTTTGCCGTGGTGCAGTGCGTGCGCGGCAAGGAGGCCGACGTTCCGAGCCTCTCAGAAGCGGTGCGCATGCAGCTGTAG
- the rpsF gene encoding 30S ribosomal protein S6 yields MSQPYYETMYILRPDIPEEEVETHVTKYRDLVTEAGAEVLDCQMRGKRRLAYPIAKHKEGIYVQLAHNGDGQQVATLEKAMRISEDVIRYLTVKQDGPLPAPRSGPVAQATSDAAALQTTEA; encoded by the coding sequence ATGTCGCAGCCCTATTACGAAACGATGTACATCCTTCGTCCGGACATCCCGGAGGAAGAGGTGGAAACCCATGTCACCAAGTACCGCGATCTGGTGACTGAGGCCGGCGCTGAGGTGCTCGATTGCCAGATGCGTGGCAAGCGCCGCCTGGCCTACCCCATCGCCAAGCACAAGGAAGGCATCTACGTGCAGCTCGCCCACAACGGCGACGGCCAACAGGTGGCCACCCTCGAGAAAGCGATGCGCATCAGCGAAGACGTGATTCGCTATCTCACCGTCAAGCAAGACGGCCCCCTGCCTGCCCCCCGCAGCGGCCCCGTGGCCCAAGCCACCAGCGACGCTGCTGCCCTGCAGACCACCGAAGCCTGA
- a CDS encoding argininosuccinate synthase — MGRAKKAVLAYSGGVDTSVCIPYLKNEWGVEEVITFAADLGQGDELEPIRQKALDSGASQSIVGDLIEPFIREFAFPAIRANALYEGRYPLSTALARPLIARRLVEIAREVGADAVAHGCTGKGNDQVRFDVAIGALAPDLKVLTPAREWGMSREETIAYGERCGIPSPVSKKSPYSIDLNLLGRSIEAGPLEDPNVEPPEEIYALTVSVDAAPDQPQVVEIGFEQGNPVSIDGVRLDPVSLIRRANELAGNHGFGRLDMIENRVVGIKSREIYETPGLLLLIKAHQELESLTLAADVLRSKRQLEQQWADQVYQGLWYGPLKDALDGFIDRTQRTVNGTVKVKLHKGNATVVGRSSANSLYVPDMATYDAGDQFDHRAAEGFIYVWGLPTRLWAASQR; from the coding sequence ATGGGCCGGGCCAAGAAGGCGGTACTCGCATATTCCGGCGGTGTGGACACCAGCGTCTGCATCCCCTATCTGAAAAACGAGTGGGGCGTGGAGGAGGTGATCACCTTCGCCGCTGATCTGGGTCAGGGCGATGAGCTGGAGCCGATCCGCCAGAAGGCCCTCGATTCCGGTGCCAGTCAGTCGATCGTTGGGGATCTGATCGAGCCGTTTATCCGCGAATTCGCCTTCCCGGCGATCCGTGCCAACGCTCTCTACGAAGGCCGCTACCCGCTCTCCACCGCCCTGGCCCGGCCCCTGATTGCCCGCCGTCTTGTGGAGATTGCCCGCGAGGTGGGTGCCGATGCCGTGGCCCATGGCTGCACTGGCAAGGGCAACGATCAGGTGCGTTTCGATGTGGCCATCGGTGCGTTGGCCCCTGATCTGAAGGTGCTGACCCCGGCTCGTGAGTGGGGCATGAGCCGCGAGGAAACCATCGCCTATGGCGAGCGCTGCGGCATCCCGTCGCCCGTGAGCAAGAAGTCGCCCTATTCGATCGACCTCAACCTCTTGGGTCGTTCGATTGAGGCCGGCCCGCTTGAGGATCCCAACGTGGAGCCGCCTGAGGAGATCTACGCCCTCACCGTGAGTGTGGATGCGGCGCCTGATCAGCCACAGGTGGTGGAGATCGGCTTTGAGCAGGGCAACCCGGTGAGCATCGATGGGGTGCGCCTCGATCCGGTGAGCCTGATCCGCCGCGCCAATGAACTCGCCGGCAACCATGGCTTCGGCCGCCTCGACATGATCGAGAACCGGGTGGTGGGCATCAAGAGCCGGGAGATTTACGAGACCCCGGGTCTGCTGCTCCTGATCAAGGCCCACCAGGAACTGGAGAGCCTCACCCTCGCCGCCGACGTGCTGCGCAGCAAGCGCCAGCTCGAGCAGCAATGGGCGGATCAGGTGTACCAGGGCCTTTGGTACGGCCCGCTCAAGGATGCCCTCGACGGCTTCATCGATCGCACCCAGCGCACCGTGAACGGCACCGTGAAGGTGAAGCTGCACAAAGGCAACGCCACCGTTGTGGGCCGCAGCAGCGCCAACAGCCTCTACGTGCCCGATATGGCCACCTACGACGCCGGTGATCAGTTCGACCACCGCGCCGCTGAAGGCTTCATTTATGTCTGGGGCCTGCCCACCCGTCTCTGGGCCGCCAGCCAGCGCTGA
- a CDS encoding DUF3134 domain-containing protein: MSSNLSTSLSQLDGINPSLTRYGRNEPAPVLPLREEPDLLSWLETSGRLVADEETASSDVSTVEEEELSALMGEKEDYNAADEQNEEDWED, translated from the coding sequence ATGAGCAGCAACCTCAGCACCAGCCTCAGCCAGTTGGATGGCATCAACCCGTCGCTCACCCGCTACGGGCGCAATGAGCCGGCTCCGGTGCTGCCCCTGCGCGAAGAGCCCGATCTGCTGAGCTGGCTGGAAACCAGCGGCCGCCTGGTGGCCGATGAGGAAACCGCCAGCAGCGATGTGAGCACCGTGGAGGAAGAAGAGCTCTCCGCACTGATGGGCGAGAAAGAGGACTACAACGCCGCCGACGAGCAGAACGAGGAAGATTGGGAGGACTGA
- the mraY gene encoding phospho-N-acetylmuramoyl-pentapeptide-transferase, with the protein MPSNSRSLALLLGLLLLGLSALCDWFSQAPQLVPPLLISAAVSSVLCAWGVPQLRRLKLGQVIREEGPQAHQSKAGTPTMGGLLVVPVGVIAGGLVAPADQRLLAVAAITLATMAIGAVDDWRSLTKRHNTGLSPRGKLLLQALCAIGFLAWAHWDQQIAAAIALPLGWVLPLGLLIWPLGLFVFLAESNATNLTDGLDGLAAGCGAIVFSGLGVQLMLRGHEGDPAMAGFCAAMAGCWLGFLLFNRHPARVFMGDTGSLAMGSALAAVALLSNSLWPLLLMGGVFLAESLSVIVQVWVFKATKNPATGQGKRVFRMAPLHHHFELGGASEQQVVVGFWLISLILVVLGLVLLP; encoded by the coding sequence ATGCCCAGCAACAGCCGCTCCCTGGCGCTGTTGCTGGGTTTGTTGCTGTTGGGGCTGAGTGCCCTCTGCGACTGGTTCAGCCAGGCTCCGCAACTGGTGCCCCCGTTGCTGATCAGCGCCGCGGTGAGCAGCGTGCTCTGTGCCTGGGGCGTGCCGCAACTGCGCCGACTCAAGCTGGGCCAGGTGATCCGAGAAGAGGGGCCCCAGGCCCACCAAAGCAAGGCGGGCACTCCCACCATGGGCGGCCTGCTGGTGGTGCCGGTGGGGGTGATCGCCGGAGGTCTTGTGGCCCCCGCCGATCAGCGGCTGCTGGCGGTGGCCGCGATCACCCTGGCCACCATGGCCATCGGCGCGGTGGACGACTGGCGCAGCCTCACCAAACGCCACAACACCGGCTTAAGCCCCCGCGGCAAATTGCTGCTGCAGGCCCTGTGCGCCATCGGGTTTCTGGCCTGGGCCCACTGGGATCAGCAGATCGCCGCAGCGATCGCCCTACCCCTGGGTTGGGTGCTGCCCCTCGGGCTGCTGATCTGGCCGCTTGGCCTGTTTGTGTTCCTCGCGGAGAGCAACGCCACCAACCTCACCGATGGCCTCGATGGCCTGGCCGCTGGCTGCGGCGCCATCGTGTTCAGTGGCCTCGGCGTGCAGCTGATGCTGCGGGGCCATGAAGGCGATCCCGCCATGGCCGGTTTCTGCGCCGCCATGGCGGGCTGCTGGCTGGGCTTCCTGCTGTTCAACCGCCACCCGGCACGGGTGTTCATGGGCGACACCGGATCGCTGGCCATGGGTTCGGCCCTGGCGGCGGTGGCGCTGCTGAGCAACAGCCTCTGGCCGCTGCTGTTGATGGGCGGGGTGTTCCTGGCCGAATCGCTCTCGGTGATCGTGCAGGTGTGGGTGTTCAAGGCCACCAAGAACCCCGCCACCGGCCAGGGCAAACGCGTGTTCCGCATGGCGCCGCTGCATCACCACTTCGAGCTGGGCGGCGCCAGCGAGCAGCAAGTGGTGGTGGGCTTCTGGCTGATCAGCCTGATACTGGTGGTATTGGGACTGGTGCTGCTCCCCTGA
- the purT gene encoding formate-dependent phosphoribosylglycinamide formyltransferase gives MASPTFPRTLMLLGSGELGKEVAIAAQRLGCRVIAVDRYAGAPAMQVADQAEVVAMTDPEALKAVVRRHQPDVVIPEIEALAVDALAELESGGITVIPTARATAVTMNRDRIRDLAATELGLRTARFAYAESAEALAAAAAPLGWPVVVKPVMSSSGKGQSVVQGPDGIAAAWDAAMAGARGSGARVIVEEFLHFEQEITLLTVKQWEGPTLFCPPIGHIQERGDYQCSWQPAHLEWEQLAAAQSMARLVTDNLGGAGIFGVEFFVCRGRNGSSEVVFSELSPRPHDTGLVTLAGQNLSEFELHLRAVLGLPIPEIRSTGPAASRVILAEQASESVAFSGLDQALAEVDVQVLLFGKPDARPHRRMGVALASGASLEEARTKADQAAAAITVLPGR, from the coding sequence ATGGCCAGCCCCACCTTTCCGCGCACCCTGATGTTGCTGGGCAGCGGGGAGCTGGGCAAAGAGGTGGCCATCGCCGCCCAGCGCCTGGGCTGCCGGGTGATCGCGGTGGATCGCTACGCCGGCGCACCGGCCATGCAGGTGGCCGATCAAGCCGAGGTGGTGGCCATGACCGACCCGGAGGCCCTCAAGGCTGTGGTGCGCCGCCATCAGCCGGATGTGGTGATCCCGGAAATCGAAGCGCTGGCGGTGGATGCCCTGGCGGAACTGGAATCCGGCGGTATCACCGTGATCCCCACGGCACGGGCGACGGCGGTCACGATGAATCGCGATCGGATCCGCGATCTCGCCGCCACCGAGCTGGGGCTGCGCACCGCCCGCTTCGCCTATGCCGAAAGCGCTGAGGCGTTAGCCGCCGCCGCGGCGCCCCTGGGCTGGCCGGTGGTGGTGAAGCCGGTGATGAGCTCCTCCGGCAAAGGCCAGAGCGTGGTGCAGGGCCCCGATGGCATCGCCGCCGCCTGGGACGCCGCCATGGCCGGCGCCCGTGGCAGTGGCGCACGGGTGATCGTGGAGGAGTTTCTGCACTTTGAGCAGGAGATCACCCTGCTCACCGTGAAGCAGTGGGAGGGCCCCACCCTGTTCTGCCCGCCCATCGGGCACATCCAGGAGCGGGGTGACTATCAATGCAGCTGGCAACCGGCCCATCTGGAGTGGGAGCAACTGGCCGCCGCCCAGAGCATGGCGCGCCTGGTGACAGACAACCTCGGCGGTGCCGGCATCTTCGGAGTGGAGTTTTTTGTGTGCCGCGGCCGTAACGGCAGCAGTGAGGTGGTGTTCTCCGAGCTCTCCCCCCGCCCCCACGACACCGGCCTGGTGACACTCGCCGGCCAGAACCTCAGCGAATTCGAACTGCACCTGCGGGCGGTGCTGGGACTGCCCATCCCGGAAATCCGCTCCACCGGCCCTGCCGCCAGCCGGGTGATCCTGGCGGAGCAAGCCAGTGAGAGCGTGGCCTTCAGCGGCTTGGATCAGGCCCTGGCGGAGGTGGATGTGCAGGTGCTGCTATTCGGCAAGCCCGATGCCCGCCCCCACCGGCGCATGGGCGTCGCCTTGGCCAGCGGCGCCAGCCTGGAGGAAGCGCGCACGAAGGCGGATCAGGCCGCGGCCGCGATCACGGTGCTCCCCGGCCGCTGA
- a CDS encoding LCP family protein, whose protein sequence is MSQAQPNPAPRRRDSRGRLKPVEQQERQGRRGAAPARNKATVTPLDQRRRPKNTKPAKSGLPRLPLFLAGIGLGYGLNGPIPHLATGLLGGLHHPSNVISSLVAPAGMGDRRIVVMGTDHVSTNTDVMFTVQLRDGRTELTQVPRDTFIESDRYGVMKANALYSSGGPDMVKQELSKLLSARVDRYLVLNLNAVQRLADALGGVEVDVPKRMYYVDNSQGLYIDLYPGRQLLKGEALEGFLRFRHDELGDIGRMERQKLVLKEVFKKLANPAMATRLPELMNIAGKDVLTDLSPVDMGALVTAMASTKLSSSRLEGTPYWHEDISYWLPDANPHRELYRSQEQPPL, encoded by the coding sequence ATGTCGCAGGCCCAGCCCAATCCCGCGCCCCGTCGCCGCGATTCCCGCGGGCGGCTGAAACCTGTGGAGCAGCAGGAGCGGCAGGGCCGTCGTGGCGCAGCGCCCGCCCGCAACAAGGCCACGGTGACACCGCTCGACCAGCGGCGGCGCCCCAAAAACACCAAACCAGCGAAAAGCGGCCTGCCGCGACTTCCCCTGTTTCTTGCCGGGATCGGGCTGGGCTACGGCCTCAATGGCCCGATCCCCCATCTCGCCACGGGCCTGCTGGGGGGCCTGCATCACCCCAGCAATGTGATCAGTTCGCTGGTGGCACCGGCCGGCATGGGCGACCGGCGCATCGTGGTGATGGGCACCGACCACGTGAGCACCAACACCGATGTGATGTTCACGGTGCAGCTGCGCGATGGCCGCACCGAGCTCACCCAAGTGCCGCGCGACACCTTCATCGAATCCGACCGCTATGGCGTGATGAAGGCCAATGCGCTCTACAGCAGCGGCGGGCCTGACATGGTGAAGCAGGAGCTCAGCAAGCTGCTGTCAGCTCGTGTGGATCGCTACCTGGTGCTCAACCTCAATGCCGTGCAACGGCTGGCGGATGCTCTGGGTGGGGTGGAGGTTGATGTGCCGAAGCGGATGTATTACGTGGACAACAGCCAAGGGCTGTACATCGACCTCTATCCCGGCCGGCAACTGCTCAAGGGTGAAGCCCTGGAAGGTTTCCTGCGCTTCCGCCACGACGAACTCGGCGACATTGGCCGGATGGAGCGGCAGAAGCTTGTACTCAAAGAGGTGTTCAAGAAGCTGGCCAATCCCGCCATGGCCACCCGTCTGCCTGAGCTGATGAACATCGCCGGCAAGGACGTGCTCACCGACCTCTCTCCAGTGGATATGGGTGCCCTGGTCACGGCCATGGCCTCCACCAAGCTCAGCTCCAGCCGCTTGGAAGGCACCCCCTACTGGCATGAAGACATCAGCTACTGGCTGCCGGATGCCAACCCGCATCGCGAGCTCTATCGCAGCCAGGAGCAACCGCCCCTCTGA
- a CDS encoding HAD family hydrolase, which yields MGFYLLHLHLHGLFRGHDLELGRDADTGGQTTYVLELMRSLAARPEVDRVEVVTRLIHDKRVSPDYAEPREELGGGACIVRLPCGPRRYLRKELLWPHLDELADAVVAHIAAQERRPDWIHAHYADAGYVGALVSQRLGIPLLFTGHSLGREKQRRLLAGGMAHDQIEHTYAISRRIDAEERTLAQAALVITSTQQEAEQQYSRYDRFVAGRAVVVPPGVDARRFHPQPLPGEEQAVAELMRPFLRDPAKPPLLCICRAVRRKNVPALVEAYGRSALLQERHNLVLVLGCREDPRSMEKQQRDQFQQIFELVDRFDLYGRVAYPKQHRGDDIPAIYRWAARRGGVFVNPALTEPFGLTLLEAAACGLPLVATDDGGPRDILQRCANGQLVDVTDLDDLQQALEAAAAHPQRWRRWRDNGIEAVSRNFSWDAHVCAYLGLAQRRCQEVQQQRPQPVLPAEPTAPVKRLLLLDLDVCLDAPDPAGLQELRRRLAADSSCGIGMISGRSFASASLRYHELHLPAPQVWILEAGAEILYGHEGVPDLAWREHIAQGWQRDAVEQALADLAPRLVPQPEAQQGPFKLSYTLQPPPAGVLEMVRQRLRQGRLEARAHLFHHWFLDVLPLRASKAEAIRHLSLRWGLPLEQVLVVASQQGDGELLNGRALGVVVGDHDRSLDDLRRRSKVFFASRRQAWGVLEGLDHYRFLRR from the coding sequence ATGGGTTTCTATCTGCTTCATCTGCATCTGCACGGTCTGTTTCGTGGTCACGACCTCGAATTGGGGCGTGATGCTGATACCGGTGGGCAGACCACCTACGTGCTGGAGTTGATGCGTAGCCTGGCGGCTCGGCCGGAGGTGGACCGGGTTGAGGTGGTCACCCGGCTGATTCACGACAAGCGCGTGTCTCCCGATTACGCCGAGCCCCGTGAGGAGTTGGGCGGTGGAGCCTGCATCGTGCGCCTGCCCTGCGGCCCGCGCCGTTATCTGCGCAAGGAGCTGCTCTGGCCCCATCTCGATGAGCTGGCGGATGCGGTGGTCGCGCATATCGCCGCGCAGGAGCGTCGTCCCGACTGGATTCATGCCCACTACGCCGATGCCGGTTACGTGGGCGCCCTGGTGTCGCAGCGGCTGGGCATTCCCTTGCTGTTTACCGGTCATTCCCTTGGCCGTGAGAAGCAGCGCCGTCTGCTGGCCGGAGGCATGGCCCACGACCAGATCGAGCACACCTACGCCATCAGCCGCCGGATTGATGCCGAGGAGCGCACCCTGGCGCAGGCGGCCCTGGTAATCACGAGCACGCAACAGGAGGCGGAGCAGCAGTACAGCCGCTACGACCGCTTTGTGGCCGGCCGCGCGGTGGTGGTGCCGCCGGGAGTGGATGCCCGGCGCTTCCATCCCCAGCCGCTGCCGGGTGAGGAGCAGGCGGTGGCGGAGTTGATGCGGCCGTTTTTGCGGGATCCGGCCAAGCCGCCGCTGCTGTGCATTTGCAGGGCTGTGCGCCGCAAGAACGTGCCTGCCCTGGTGGAGGCCTATGGCCGCTCGGCTCTCTTGCAGGAGCGCCACAACCTGGTGCTCGTGCTGGGCTGCCGGGAGGATCCCCGCTCGATGGAGAAACAGCAGCGCGACCAGTTCCAACAGATCTTTGAACTGGTGGATCGCTTCGATCTTTACGGGCGGGTGGCCTATCCGAAGCAGCACCGCGGCGACGATATCCCGGCCATTTATCGCTGGGCAGCCCGGCGGGGCGGCGTGTTTGTGAACCCAGCGCTCACCGAACCCTTCGGGCTCACCCTCTTGGAGGCGGCGGCCTGCGGCCTGCCGCTGGTGGCTACCGATGACGGCGGACCCCGCGACATCCTGCAGCGCTGCGCCAACGGCCAGCTGGTGGATGTGACCGACCTCGACGACCTCCAGCAAGCCCTTGAAGCCGCTGCCGCTCATCCCCAACGCTGGCGCCGCTGGCGCGACAACGGCATCGAGGCCGTGAGCCGCAATTTCAGCTGGGATGCCCATGTGTGCGCCTATCTCGGCCTGGCCCAGCGCCGTTGTCAGGAGGTGCAGCAGCAGCGGCCGCAGCCTGTGCTGCCGGCTGAGCCCACCGCGCCGGTGAAGCGCCTATTGCTGTTGGATCTGGATGTGTGCCTCGATGCACCCGATCCGGCGGGATTGCAGGAGCTACGTCGTCGCTTGGCAGCTGATTCCAGCTGCGGCATCGGCATGATCAGTGGTCGCAGCTTCGCCTCAGCCAGCCTTCGTTACCACGAACTGCATCTGCCGGCGCCCCAGGTCTGGATTCTCGAGGCCGGTGCCGAGATCCTCTATGGCCATGAGGGTGTGCCGGATCTGGCCTGGAGAGAGCACATCGCCCAGGGTTGGCAGCGTGATGCCGTGGAGCAGGCCTTGGCGGATTTGGCGCCGCGCCTGGTTCCCCAACCGGAGGCGCAGCAGGGGCCCTTCAAGCTCAGCTACACCCTTCAGCCGCCTCCGGCTGGGGTGCTGGAGATGGTGCGCCAGCGCTTGCGCCAGGGCCGCTTGGAAGCCCGCGCCCATTTGTTCCACCACTGGTTCCTGGATGTGTTGCCGCTGCGGGCCTCCAAGGCCGAGGCGATTCGCCATCTGAGCCTGCGCTGGGGGCTGCCGCTGGAGCAGGTGCTGGTGGTGGCCTCGCAGCAGGGTGACGGTGAGCTGCTCAATGGCCGTGCCCTGGGCGTGGTGGTGGGCGATCACGATCGTTCCCTCGACGATCTGCGCCGCCGCTCCAAGGTGTTCTTCGCTTCACGCCGCCAAGCCTGGGGGGTGCTGGAGGGCCTGGATCACTACCGCTTCCTGCGGCGTTGA
- the uvrB gene encoding excinuclease ABC subunit UvrB, translating into MANPYQLHAPYSPKGDQPAAIQGLVAGVEGGERYQTLLGATGTGKTFTIANVIAQTGRPALVLAHNKTLAAQLCNELREFFPNNAVEYFISYYDYYQPEAYVPVSDTYIAKTASINEEIDMLRHSATRSLFERRDVIVVASISCIYGLGIPSEYLKAAVKFEVGETLNLRGSLRELVNNQYSRNDLEISRGRFRVRGDVLEIGPAYEDRLVRIELFGDEVEAIRYVDPTTGEILQSLESINIYPAKHFVTPKERLADAIKAIRSELRERLDVLNEQGRLLEAQRLEQRTTYDLEMLEQVGYCNGVENYARHLAGRAAGTPPECLIDYFPDDWLLVVDESHVTCSQLQAMYNGDQSRKQVLIEHGFRLPSAADNRPLKGSEFWEKARQTIFVSATPGDWEMRQSDGQVVEQVIRPTGVLDPIVEVRPTEGQVDDLLGEIRLRADKRERVLVTTLTKRMAEDLTDYLAENGVRVRYLHSEIHSIERIEIIQDLRNGEYDVLVGVNLLREGLDLPEVSLVAILDADKEGFLRAERSLIQTIGRAARHVEGVALLYADNLTDSMDKAITETERRRAIQQSYNEKHGITPTPAGKRAGNSILAFLEVSRRLNDEQLEQATEQAEHNEVPLDALPELIQQLEEKMKSAAKNLEFEEAANLRDRIKGLRQKLVGKA; encoded by the coding sequence ATGGCCAACCCCTACCAACTGCACGCTCCCTACAGCCCCAAGGGTGATCAGCCCGCGGCGATCCAGGGTCTGGTGGCTGGCGTTGAGGGCGGCGAGCGCTATCAGACGCTGCTGGGGGCCACCGGTACGGGCAAAACCTTCACCATCGCCAATGTGATCGCCCAGACGGGGCGGCCGGCATTAGTGCTGGCGCACAACAAGACCCTGGCTGCACAGCTGTGCAATGAGTTGCGGGAGTTCTTCCCCAACAACGCCGTTGAATATTTCATCTCCTACTACGACTACTACCAGCCGGAGGCCTATGTGCCCGTCTCCGACACGTATATCGCCAAAACGGCATCGATCAACGAAGAGATCGACATGCTGCGCCACTCGGCAACCCGCTCGTTGTTTGAGCGGCGCGATGTGATTGTGGTGGCCTCGATCAGCTGCATCTACGGCCTGGGGATTCCCAGTGAATACCTCAAGGCAGCCGTGAAGTTCGAGGTGGGTGAAACCCTGAATTTACGCGGCTCCCTGCGGGAGCTCGTGAACAACCAATATTCCCGCAACGATCTGGAAATCTCCCGCGGCCGTTTCCGGGTGCGCGGTGATGTGCTCGAGATCGGCCCGGCCTACGAAGACCGCTTGGTGCGGATCGAGCTGTTCGGAGACGAGGTGGAGGCGATCCGCTACGTGGATCCCACCACCGGCGAGATTCTGCAGAGCCTCGAGAGCATCAACATCTATCCGGCCAAGCACTTCGTCACCCCGAAGGAGCGGCTCGCTGATGCGATCAAGGCGATTCGCAGTGAGTTGCGTGAGCGCCTGGATGTGCTCAATGAGCAGGGTCGCCTGCTGGAGGCGCAGCGGTTGGAGCAGCGCACCACCTACGACCTGGAGATGCTCGAGCAGGTGGGCTACTGCAACGGCGTGGAGAACTACGCCCGCCATCTGGCCGGCCGTGCCGCCGGCACGCCGCCGGAATGCCTGATCGACTATTTCCCTGACGACTGGCTGCTGGTGGTGGATGAGAGCCACGTGACCTGCAGTCAGCTGCAGGCGATGTACAACGGCGATCAATCGCGCAAGCAGGTGCTGATCGAGCACGGCTTCCGCCTGCCCTCCGCTGCTGATAACCGCCCCCTGAAAGGCTCGGAGTTCTGGGAGAAGGCGCGGCAGACGATTTTCGTGAGCGCTACCCCGGGCGACTGGGAGATGCGCCAAAGCGATGGCCAGGTGGTGGAGCAGGTGATTCGCCCCACCGGCGTGCTCGATCCGATCGTGGAGGTGCGGCCCACCGAAGGCCAGGTCGACGACCTCCTGGGAGAGATTCGCCTGCGGGCCGATAAGCGGGAGCGGGTGCTGGTGACCACCCTCACCAAGCGCATGGCCGAAGACCTCACCGACTACCTGGCTGAGAACGGCGTGCGGGTGCGCTACCTGCACTCCGAGATCCATTCGATCGAGCGGATCGAGATCATCCAAGACCTCCGCAACGGCGAGTACGACGTGCTGGTGGGGGTGAACCTGCTGCGGGAGGGCCTCGACCTGCCCGAGGTGTCGCTGGTGGCGATCCTCGATGCCGATAAGGAGGGGTTCCTGCGGGCCGAGCGTTCCCTGATTCAGACCATCGGTCGCGCAGCGCGGCACGTGGAGGGTGTGGCTCTGCTGTATGCCGACAACCTCACCGACAGCATGGATAAGGCGATCACGGAAACGGAGCGTCGCCGCGCCATCCAGCAGAGCTACAACGAGAAGCACGGGATCACACCCACCCCCGCAGGCAAGCGGGCGGGTAATTCGATCCTGGCCTTTCTGGAGGTGTCGCGCCGGCTCAACGATGAGCAGCTGGAGCAGGCCACCGAGCAGGCCGAGCACAACGAAGTACCCCTGGATGCCCTGCCGGAGTTGATTCAGCAGTTGGAAGAAAAAATGAAGAGTGCGGCCAAGAACCTGGAGTTCGAGGAAGCCGCCAACCTGCGCGACCGCATCAAGGGCCTGCGCCAGAAGCTGGTGGGCAAGGCCTGA
- a CDS encoding phage holin family protein: MTTLRTAPRVVVGFSLLWLLQWPVRAVVLLIVAALPLGVEVDSFGVALLSAVVIGLLGTLLVLPLKALLALPWAITSLGGLISPISWVYNWVITVILFALAAWLIQGFRLRNGLVSAVLGAVVYAVLSAVILGGLGLEVSATRAALLMSTTPLG, translated from the coding sequence ATGACTACGTTGCGGACAGCTCCGCGCGTGGTTGTGGGTTTTTCTTTGCTCTGGTTGCTGCAGTGGCCCGTGCGGGCTGTGGTGCTGCTGATCGTGGCGGCCCTGCCCCTGGGGGTGGAGGTCGACAGCTTCGGGGTGGCGCTGCTCTCTGCGGTGGTGATCGGCTTGCTGGGCACCCTGTTGGTGCTGCCGCTCAAGGCGCTGTTGGCCCTGCCCTGGGCCATCACCAGCCTGGGCGGGCTGATCAGCCCGATCAGCTGGGTTTACAACTGGGTGATCACGGTGATCCTGTTCGCCCTCGCCGCTTGGTTGATCCAGGGCTTCCGGCTGCGCAACGGCCTGGTGAGCGCGGTGCTCGGGGCTGTGGTGTACGCCGTGCTCTCTGCGGTGATCCTGGGTGGGCTCGGCCTGGAGGTGTCCGCCACCCGCGCGGCGTTGCTGATGAGCACCACGCCGCTGGGCTGA